Proteins encoded together in one Sander lucioperca isolate FBNREF2018 chromosome 17, SLUC_FBN_1.2, whole genome shotgun sequence window:
- the LOC116053333 gene encoding leukotriene B4 receptor 1-like isoform X2, with translation MAQRNISPFLNESSNLTNESIVNTKTGTTMGALILSLVFLLGFPGNLFIIWSILASAQKYSVTTLLILNLAVADGSLMALTPFFIVYLVLKKWVFGEAMCKIIFYLCLVNMYASIQIIMLMSIYRLVAVLWPQRITLLTSRKTVLRVLAVLWILVMVASVPAMIFRKEKQEGTTLVCEPVHDKSSHVILQYMLEIVLGFLIPYGVIVVSYICILRRIRQTKFRRRIRSEKLILAIVLTFCLFWLPYHIINMVQVTWALYPDGEVKKILNLIWHKSRAVTSSVAFMSSCANPVLYFFAGKSYIRREGLAFMARLFEGTGLDSATRKSRQNSQNSREKDKDADAVMLKDKDPDSVTNSNSNTKPVKNGN, from the exons ATGGCCCAGAGAAACATTTCTCCCTTCCTAAATGAATCCTCCAATTTGACAAATGAGAGCATTGTGAATACCAAGACTGGCACCACTATGGGCGCCCTCATCCTGAGCCTCGTCTTTCTCCTGGGCTTCCCTGGAAACCTCTTCATCATCTGGAGCATCCTGGCAAGTGCCCAGAAGTATTCTGTCACCACGCTCCTCATCCTCAACCTAGCTGTCGCCGACGGCTCTCTGATGGCCCTCACCCCATTCTTTATCGTCTACCTGGTTTTGAAGAAATGGGTGTTTGGGGAAGCGATGTGTAAGATCATCTTCTACCTGTGTCTGGTCAACATGTATGCCTCCATCCAGATCATCATGCTCATGAGCATCTACAGGCTGGTGGCAGTGCTGTGGCCGCAGCGCATCACTCTTCTCACCAGCCGGAAGACTGTATTGCGGGTGCTGGCGGTGTTGTGGATCCTGGTGATGGTTGCCTCTGTTCCTGCAATGATCTTCAGAAAAGAGAAGCAGGAGGGGACTACCTTGGTGTGCGAACCAGTCCACGATAAAAGCAGCCAT GTGATCCTCCAGTACATGCTGGAGATCGTGTTGGGGTTTTTAATTCCCTACGGGGTCATTGTAGTCAGCTACATCTGCATCTTACGACGGATCCGACAGACAAAGTTCCGCCGTCGCATTCGCAGTGAGAAGCTCATCCTGGCCATCGTGTTGACCTTCTGCCTCTTTTGGTTGCCCTACCACATCATCAACATGGTGCAA GTAACATGGGCTTTGTATCCAGACggtgaagtaaaaaaaat ACTCAATTTAATATGGCACAAGAGCCGAGCTGTCACGTCTTCCGTAGCCTTCATGAGCAGCTGTGCGAACCCAGTACTCTACTTCTTCGCAGGAAAGTCCTACATCCGGCGAGAAGGGCTGGCGTTCATGGCCCGCTTGTTTGAGGGCACTGGGCTGGACTCGGCCACCAGGAAGAGCCGACAAAACAGCCAGAACAGCCGCGAAAAAGACAAAGACGCAGATGCTGTCATGCTAAAGGACAAAGATCCAGACTCTGTTACCAACTCAAACTCTAATACCAAACCAGTAAAGAATGGTAACTAG
- the LOC116053333 gene encoding leukotriene B4 receptor 1-like isoform X1: protein MEYDSEVTKMAQRNISPFLNESSNLTNESIVNTKTGTTMGALILSLVFLLGFPGNLFIIWSILASAQKYSVTTLLILNLAVADGSLMALTPFFIVYLVLKKWVFGEAMCKIIFYLCLVNMYASIQIIMLMSIYRLVAVLWPQRITLLTSRKTVLRVLAVLWILVMVASVPAMIFRKEKQEGTTLVCEPVHDKSSHVILQYMLEIVLGFLIPYGVIVVSYICILRRIRQTKFRRRIRSEKLILAIVLTFCLFWLPYHIINMVQVTWALYPDGEVKKILNLIWHKSRAVTSSVAFMSSCANPVLYFFAGKSYIRREGLAFMARLFEGTGLDSATRKSRQNSQNSREKDKDADAVMLKDKDPDSVTNSNSNTKPVKNGN from the exons ATGGAGTATGATTCAGAG GTAACAAAAATGGCCCAGAGAAACATTTCTCCCTTCCTAAATGAATCCTCCAATTTGACAAATGAGAGCATTGTGAATACCAAGACTGGCACCACTATGGGCGCCCTCATCCTGAGCCTCGTCTTTCTCCTGGGCTTCCCTGGAAACCTCTTCATCATCTGGAGCATCCTGGCAAGTGCCCAGAAGTATTCTGTCACCACGCTCCTCATCCTCAACCTAGCTGTCGCCGACGGCTCTCTGATGGCCCTCACCCCATTCTTTATCGTCTACCTGGTTTTGAAGAAATGGGTGTTTGGGGAAGCGATGTGTAAGATCATCTTCTACCTGTGTCTGGTCAACATGTATGCCTCCATCCAGATCATCATGCTCATGAGCATCTACAGGCTGGTGGCAGTGCTGTGGCCGCAGCGCATCACTCTTCTCACCAGCCGGAAGACTGTATTGCGGGTGCTGGCGGTGTTGTGGATCCTGGTGATGGTTGCCTCTGTTCCTGCAATGATCTTCAGAAAAGAGAAGCAGGAGGGGACTACCTTGGTGTGCGAACCAGTCCACGATAAAAGCAGCCAT GTGATCCTCCAGTACATGCTGGAGATCGTGTTGGGGTTTTTAATTCCCTACGGGGTCATTGTAGTCAGCTACATCTGCATCTTACGACGGATCCGACAGACAAAGTTCCGCCGTCGCATTCGCAGTGAGAAGCTCATCCTGGCCATCGTGTTGACCTTCTGCCTCTTTTGGTTGCCCTACCACATCATCAACATGGTGCAA GTAACATGGGCTTTGTATCCAGACggtgaagtaaaaaaaat ACTCAATTTAATATGGCACAAGAGCCGAGCTGTCACGTCTTCCGTAGCCTTCATGAGCAGCTGTGCGAACCCAGTACTCTACTTCTTCGCAGGAAAGTCCTACATCCGGCGAGAAGGGCTGGCGTTCATGGCCCGCTTGTTTGAGGGCACTGGGCTGGACTCGGCCACCAGGAAGAGCCGACAAAACAGCCAGAACAGCCGCGAAAAAGACAAAGACGCAGATGCTGTCATGCTAAAGGACAAAGATCCAGACTCTGTTACCAACTCAAACTCTAATACCAAACCAGTAAAGAATGGTAACTAG
- the LOC116053330 gene encoding leukotriene B4 receptor 1-like — protein MASNITTTTTSQPSSMPISAQVGIAILTLAFVLGFPGNLFVVWSVFCRVKKRSVTCLLVLNVAMADAFVLLSAPLFLRYLAGGRGWEFGSAACKLVHYLSSVNMYVSIYLITLMSMDRWLAVNRPFLSQRMRTKRSLLILLLVVWVLAFLLSLPMPFYRSNLKKAPSDNISYCIRYHWGSTGHRVFQYLFETIMACLLPFSLINTCYSSVICRLQSAKFQRRGQGSRLILLIISAFAVFWLPYHIVNIIEVVGLLKGSAPVIDAAAAARPNVTAFAYFSSAVNPILYVFAGSSHIRQAGLSFMGKLFEATNSESRSTSTRSGRMSRSSSSPDESSVLHTLSSKLGSPFKSKNKDRSSSVAGKEVDQPELKTLASVEMIE, from the exons ATGGCATCCAatatcaccaccaccaccacctcccaGCCGTCCTCTATGCCCATCAGCGCCCAGGTCGGCATCGCCATCCTGACCCTGGCGTTTGTGCTGGGCTTCCCCGGGAACCTGTTTGTGGTTTGGTCGGTGTTCTGCCGGGTGAAGAAGCGCTCAGTGACCTGTTTGTTGGTGCTGAATGTGGCTATGGCGGACGCTTTCGTGCTGCTCAGCGCCCCTCTTTTCCTACGCTACCTGGCTGGCGGACGGGGCTGGGAGTTTGGCTCGGCCGCATGCAAGCTGGTGCATTACCTGTCAAGTGTGAACATGTATGTGTCCATTTACCTCATCACTCTGATGAGCATGGACCGCTGGCTGGCCGTAAATAGGCCTTTTCTGTCCCAGAGAATGAGAACCAAGCGTTCCCTGCTGATTCTACTGCTGGTGGTCTGGGTGTTAGCGTTCCTCCTGTCACTGCCGATGCCTTTCTACCGAAG TAATCTGAAGAAGGCCCCATCAGACAATATCAGTTATTGTATCAGATACCACTGGGGGAGCACGGGTCACCGGGTCTTCCAGTACCTGTTTGAGACCATCATGGCCTGCCTGTTGCCTTTCTCCCTCATCAACACCTGTTACTCCTCCGTCATCTGCCGTCTGCAAAGCGCCAAGTTCCAGCGCAGAGGACAAGGCAGCCGCCTCATCCTGCTAATCATCTCCGCCTTTGCAGTATTCTGGCTGCCCTATCACATCGTCAACATCATAGAG gTGGTCGGTCTGTTGAAGGGCAGTGCTCCAGTGATCGACGCCGCCGCTGCAGCCCGTCCAAATGTCACTGCCTTCGCCTACTTCAGCAGCGCTGTCAACCCCATTCTCTATGTGTTCGCTGGCAGCTCCCACATCCGCCAGGCCGGCCTCAGTTTCATGGGCAAGCTCTTCGAGGCCACCAACTCGGAAAGCAGGAGCACGTCTACCCGTAGCGGCCGCATGAGTCGCAGCAGCTCTTCACCAGATGAAAGCTCTGTCCTGCACACACTCTCGAGCAAACTGGGAAGTCCTTTCAAAAGCAAGAACAAGGACAGGAGCAGCAGTGTGGCAGGCAAAGAGGTTGATCAGCCTGAACTCAAGACTTTGGCCAGTGTTGAGATGATAGAATAG
- the LOC118493655 gene encoding uncharacterized protein LOC118493655 — MDRNLRGRVRVRGGRGGQRRQRTVISDEIRATVIDHVLVHGMSMREAGQRVQPNISRFTVSTIIRRFREENRIERLPHGGGRTGMFSPHQETLIVMVRENNAIKLSEIQQKIIEDHVNFEGINSVSLSTVDRVLKRNRLRMKQLYRVPFDRNSDRVKKQRFQYVQRGGIVTLCAAISNHGVVHHHANLRPYNTHQLLIFLNHMRDALLGQQDEHPIYVVVWDNFREKESSFQEMS, encoded by the exons ATGGATAGAAATCTGAGAGGAAGAGTTCGTGTGAGAGGAGGTCGAGGTGGTCAGCGAAGACAAAGAACAGTAATATCTGATGAAATCAGAGCTACTGTGATTGACCATGTTCTTGTCCATGGTATGAGCATGAGGGAGGCTGGACAAAGGGTACAACCAAACATCAGTAGATTCACTGTGTCCACCATAATCCGAAGATTTAGAGAAGAGAACAG AATTGAAAGACTGCCACATGGGGGTGGGAGGACAGGTATGTTCTCCCCACACCAAGAGACCCTAATTGTTATGGTCCGTGAGAACAATGCAATTAAACTGAGTGAAATTCAGCAGAAGATCATTGAGGACCATGTAAATTTTGAGGGTATCAACAGTGTCAGCCTCTCTACTGTTGATCGTGTCCTCAAGCGCAACAGACTGCGCATGAAACAGCTATACAGAGTGCCCTTTGATCGCAACTCAGACAGAGTCAAAAAGCAAAGATTCCAGTATGTACAG CGTGGTGGCATTGTCACATTATGTGCTGCCATCAGCAATCATGGGGTTGTCCACCATCATGCCAACCTGAGGCCCTACAACACTCACCAGCTCCTCATTTTCCTCAATCACATGCGAGATGCTCTGTTAGGGCAGCAGGATGAGCATCCCATCTATGTTGTTGTTTGGGACAAT TTTAGAGAAAAGGAGAGCAGCTTTCAAGAAATGTCTTAG